One region of Gammaproteobacteria bacterium CG11_big_fil_rev_8_21_14_0_20_46_22 genomic DNA includes:
- a CDS encoding arsenate reductase translates to MFILYGIKHCDTVKKALAFLQEHECECRFHDVRADGIDEALINTWLHFVSWETLVNTKSKTWQGLSTSEKQGLNEQRAVHLICQHPTLLKRPVLNTGKNVLVGFDSSLYFKAIDENR, encoded by the coding sequence ATGTTTATTTTGTACGGGATTAAACATTGCGACACAGTAAAAAAAGCACTCGCATTTTTACAAGAGCACGAATGTGAATGTCGTTTTCACGATGTGCGTGCTGACGGCATTGACGAAGCGCTCATCAACACCTGGTTGCATTTTGTGAGCTGGGAAACTTTAGTGAATACGAAATCAAAAACCTGGCAAGGACTGTCGACCTCTGAAAAACAAGGCTTAAACGAACAAAGAGCCGTGCATTTAATTTGCCAGCACCCGACGTTACTCAAACGCCCCGTGTTGAACACCGGCAAAAACGTGCTAGTGGGATTTGATTCATCATTGTATTTTAAGGCTATCGATGAGAACCGTTAA